Proteins from a genomic interval of Quercus robur chromosome 9, dhQueRobu3.1, whole genome shotgun sequence:
- the LOC126700837 gene encoding uncharacterized protein LOC126700837, giving the protein MTQLMEYLLDRVLHGGNFNDPICLNKKAVEYLEEYRHTQVHLAAGLVVQLSRDVWTPPPESVFKLNFDAAIFMESDRFGFGVIIRNDKGEVMVAMSAKGPVVSSSDEAKMLACRKVIEFTMDDGFSKLVIKGDNANVIKAISSSMANLSLIWNVVDDIHHLIHGLHWVNICCTRSRGKKVAHALAQHARNISNDMYWMEDSSPPAMKTLY; this is encoded by the exons ATGACTCAGCTCATGGAGTACTTATTGGATCG AGTGCTGCATGGAGGAAACTTTAATGACCCAATCTGCCTGAACAAGAAAGCAGTAGAATACCTGGAGGAGTATCGGCACACACAAGTTCATTTGGCAGCAGGTCTAGTTGTGCAGTTGAGCAGGGATGTTTGGACACCTCCTCCTGAATCGGTtttcaaattgaattttgatgcaGCCATATTCATGGAGTCAGACAGGTTTGGGTTTGGTGTGATTATTAGAAATGATAAGGGAGAGGTGATGGTTGCCATGTCTGCCAAAGGTCCAGTGGTGAGTAGCAGCGATGAAGCCAAGATGCTAGCTTGCAGAAAAGTAATTGAATTTACAATGGATGATGGGTTTTCAAAACTAGTCATTAAAGGGGATAATGCTAATGTTATAAAAGCCATTTCATCTTCAATGGCTAACCTGTCATTGATATGGAATGTGGTAGACGATATTCATCATTTGATCCATGGTTTGCACTGGGTGAATATTTGTTGCACGAGGAGCAGAGGAAAGAAGGTGGCACATGCACTTGCACAACATGCTAGAAATATTTCAAATGATATGTATTGGATGGAGGACTCATCTCCTCCAGCTATGAAAACTTTGTATTAG